One region of Rhizoctonia solani chromosome 9, complete sequence genomic DNA includes:
- a CDS encoding Retrotransposable element Tf2 protein translates to MATRSRTASQAQSPFDSGHLEPQLPPTSSIEYGEVSLERVTRLLLGLLGQVERLEREVAEIKEAGIETRTNVKNISQTVDVVKDGLKSLQLQGPRTPEGPQAKAVEETPRPLPKAKPIGSTSGVSFWAEPPRALPGLAQPTPRRAAPPRVPSPPPSPRLRSPIRAPVPPPPAPVAAYPAPVKVDHPDAYTGKIGSEAKQWLTRMLAWTRLNARMFPTDQEVLSFLLMNMKDSAGAWAHPHLDQLGSHRAIIQTVEGFKVEFLAAFGDPDATRAAERKITTLTQSGTCADYITKFRTLAMELDWNDAALRGQFARGLHWEVSRQIATREHRPRTLLELQNAALVIDNALREERASHPPRDTKSSKPQNPARGTSTGQSNTGSKKLSDDPNFVSEEERNRRRAAGACIKCGKMGHKFAECRTGWKATPIEDKGKAKETAKFGEDSESQSGKDNCIEICHVSTASKSSPLFTISIQPKQAEPIEVLIDSGATSSFLHPRTAELLRLPLIDLPQPRTVTMLDGSSPQAGKIWKKANLTFSFDGKRMTETFLICNTGSHAAILGLKWLDAHNPEIDWNLRTLSFPHTPPEQVAIAEEEEADKNPLEGVPPKYHQYAKVFGEEEFNKLPPHRHYNIGIELTEEGPLNSPLYSMTNVESATLKDWLKDELKAGKIRPSKSPISSPVMFVPKKDGSRRLVVDYRRLNNRTKKNVYPLPRPDDLMAQLRGAKVFTKLDLRWGYNNVRVKEGDEWKTAFRTKYGLYESLVMTFGLTNAPAAFQHFMNELFKDLLDVCVIIYLDDILIYSKDDASHTQHVHEVLRRLLENQLFCKASKCTFHITSVEYLGIIVSDKGFSLDKLKIQAVQEWPTPTKVKEVQSFLGFANFLRRFVANFSHMARPLHNLVKKDTPWKWDTKEQEAFQGLKDAITNAPVLCHADPSKPYFLETDASGAALGSILSQRQEDGRLHPLGFLSESFKGAEQNYDTHDKELLAIIRSFEYWRIFLEGTTHPITVLPITAIWRYNFQIVYRPGKQSRKPDALSRRADHANIPPEPQSMLPEPVFANLALITPEKELQRQIEQSLDQDESLEEILQFLQNESKAPPSIKRAFKDYEMEAGLLFYQGRIVVPDVGTLRTDLLRIFHDSPLAGHPGRQQTLELVSRNYYWPGIRADTYWHVDSCETCQRIRKPKYASIPPQPLELPSRPWQHVSYDMIVDLPKDGNHDSILVIIDSFTKYGIFVKCSKKLKAPELAELFLEHVWKRHGMPEKTISDRGRVFNNKFLRALYKRLGIDPHFSSAYHPQSDGQTERVNPSIEHFLRAYSGVNQRDWTKWLPMAEFAYNNAVHSSTGKTPFKALYGWEPTLTPSNIPTDVPEADSLAQTMEAQWKEVESALRQSKQRMVAGEDGNPTEFEVGEEAWLDAKNVNLKTLSPKLTEQRLGPFKIIEKISDRAYRLELPPTMRIHNVFYVGLLSKVKRDKKRAFENRPPPVTIDGEEEYEVEGITDAKERDGKWFFRVKWKGYGSKENTWEPRENLKNAEKILEKYEKDMKKKALGAAKALRGGAVS, encoded by the exons atggcaacccgttcccggacgGCCTCTCAAGCCCAATCCCCCTTCGATTCGGGACACCTGGAACCCCAGCTTCCGCCAACCTCCTCTATTGAATATGGCGAAGTCTCCCTTGAACGAGTCACCcgactcctccttggcctgcttggccaagttgagcgCCTCGAGCGAGAAGTCGCCGAGATTAAGGAAGCAGGGATCGAGACCCGGACAAACGTCAAAAACATCTCACAAAccgtcgatgttgtcaaggatggtctCAAGTCCCTCCAACTCCAAGGCCCCCGCACACCCGAAGGACCCCAAGCCAAGGctgtggaagaaacgccacgccccctaccaaaagccaagcctattggatcgACTAGTGGGGTCTCCTTCTGGGCAGAACCACCCAGGGCACTCCCAGGCCTCGCCCAACCTaccccaagaagagccgcacccccgcgagtcccgtctccccctccatctccgcgtctccgatccccCATCAGAGCCCCTGtccctcctccaccggctccagttgccgcATACCctgccccggtcaaagtagaccatccagatgcctacacaggcaagaTCGGGAGCGAAGCCAAGcagtggctcacaaggatgctggCTTGGACCCGGCTCAACGCGCgcatgttccccacggacCAAGAGGTCCTATCTTTCCttctaatgaacatgaaggactcaGCAGGCGCATGGGCCCATCCACACCTcgaccagcttggatcacaccggGCCATTATCCAAACGGTCGAGGGTTTCAAGGTggaattcctggcagcatttggcgaccctgacgccacaagggccgccgagcggaaaATCACAaccctcacccagtccggcacctGCGCGGACTATATTACGAAGTTCAGGACTCttgccatggaactggactggaacgacgcggcccttagaggccaaTTCGCCcgtggcctccattgggaggtcagccgtcaAATCGCGACCCGCGAACACAGGCCCCGCACACTCctcgagctgcaaaatgcagcactcgTCATCGACAACGCTCTCCGTGAAGAGCGCGCTAGCCACCCGCCAAGGGATACTAAGTCTAGCAAGCCACAAAatcccgcaagggggacgagtaccggTCAGTCTAATACCGGTTCAAAAAAACTCTCCGATGATCCCAACTTCGTATCGGAGGAAGAAAgaaatcgccgccgcgccgccggcgcctgcatcaaatgcggcaaaatgggccacaaattcgcggaatgccgcacgggctggaaggctaccccgattgaggataaggggaaggccaaggaaaccgccaaattTGGCGAAGACTCTGAAtcccaatcgggaaaaga TAATTGTATAGAGATTTGTCATGTATCTACTGCCTCGAAATCTTCACCACTTTTTACCATCTCTATACAACCAAAGCAAGCGGAACcaatagaagtcctgattgattcaggcgccacatcatccTTCCTACATCCCCGTacagcggaactactccgccttcCTCTAATAGACCTTCCCCAACCACGCACCGTTAccatgctcgatgggtcgagcccccaggctggcaagatctggaagaaggctaacctaaccttctccttcgatggcaaacgtatgacggagaccttccttatctgcaatacagggtctcatgccgctatcttaggattgaaatggttggatgcccataacccagagattgattggaatctgcgtaccctctccttcccccacacaccaccagaacaggttgccatcgctgaggaagaagaagctgataaaaaccctcttgaaggagtaccccccaaataccatcaatacgccaaggtatttggagaagaagaattcaacaagcttcctcctcaccggcattacaacattggaaTTGAACTCACGGAAGAAGGACCCTTGAATTCACCCCTCTATAGTATGACCAATGTCGAATcggccacactcaaggattggcttaAGGACGAActcaaagctgggaagatccgtcccagtAAATCACCCATTAGCTCCCCCGTTATGTTCGTCCCCAAGAAAGATGGCTCCCGCCGTTTGGTTGTAGACTACCGTCGCCTTAATAaccggaccaagaagaacgttTATCCCCTACCTCGTCCTGATGACTTAATGGCCCAACTCCGTGGCGCCAAAGTCTTCACTAAATTAGACCTacgatggggttacaataacgtccgggTTAAGGAGGGTGACGAGTGGAAAACGgctttccgcaccaagtacggcttGTATGagtccctggttatgacttttggtttaacaaacgcccccgccgcctttcagcacttcatgaacgagtTGTTCAAAGACTTGTTggacgtatgcgtcatcatatacttagatgacatcctaatctactctaaggatgacgcatcccacactcaacacgttcatgaggtcctacGGCGCTTACTCGAGAACCAACTGTTTTGCAAGGCTTCCAAATGCACATTCCACATCACCTCAGTGGAATACCTAGGGATAATCGTGTCGGACAAGGGATTCAGcctggacaagctcaaaatccaggcagttcAGGAATGGCCTACACCAactaaagtcaaggaagtacaGTCGTTCCTGGGTTTTGCAAACTTCCTACGCCGCTTTGTGgccaacttcagtcacatggccCGGCCGTTACACAACTtggtcaaaaaggacacgccctggaaatgggacacgaaggagcaagaagcattccaaggccTGAAAGACgctatcaccaatgccccggTACTCTGCCACGCCGACCCCTCCAAACCTTACTttctggaaacagatgcctcCGGCGCAGCACTAGGTTCCATACTAAGtcaacgccaggaagatgGTCGCCTACACCCCCTAGGTTTCTTGTCAGAATCGTTCAAAGGTGCCGAACAGAACTACGACACCCACGACAAAGAACTGTTGGCAATTATCCggtcctttgagtactggcgcatattcctggaaggcacTACGCATCCCATCACCGTTTTACCAATCACCgcaatctgga gatataacttccagatcGTGTACagaccagggaaacagtccAGGAAACCAGACGCATTGTCACGACGAGCGGATCACGCCAATATTCCTCCTGAACCTCAATCCATGCTCCCAGAACcagtctttgccaacctcGCCCTGATAACGCCGGAAAAGGAACTACAACGCCAAATTGAACAGTCTCTCGACCAAGACGAGTctctggaagaaatccttcaattcctccagaacgAATCAAAAGCacccccttccatcaaacgcgcttTCAAAgattatgaaatggaagCCGGGTTATTGTTCTATCAAGGTCGCATTGTAGTCCCAGATGTGGGCACCCTGAGAACGGATCTGCTGCGGATATTCCATGATAGCCCCTTAGCCGGACACCCTGGTAGACAGCAAACCTTGGAACTGGTGTCAcgtaactactactggccaggaaTACGCGCAGATACGTATTGGCACGTGGATTCCTGTGAGACATGCCAACGAATCAGAAAACCCAAATACGCGTCAATTCCCCCACAGCCGCTCGAGCTCCCATCCAGGCCATGGCAACACgtctcctatgacatgattgtagacctACCAAAGGATGGAAACCACGACTCCATCTTGGTCATAatagacagcttcaccaagtatgggatctttgtcaaatgttctAAGAAGCTGAAGGCACCTGAGCTAGCAGAGCTCTTCCTAGAACACGTGTGGAAACGCCACGGCATGCCCGAAAAAACGATCTCTGATAGGGGAAGGGTGTTCAATAACAAGTTCCTGAGAGCACTGTACAAGCGGCTAGGGATAGATCCCCATTTCTCATCGGCATATCATCCACAGAGCGACGGTCAAACTGAGCGGGTCAATCCTTCAAtcgaacacttcctcagggcttactcaggggtcaaccaacgggactggaccaagtggctcccaatggcagaattcGCGTATAACAACGCCGTCCATAGCAGCACGGGCAAAACCCCCTTTAAAGCTCtgtatggatgggagccTACCTTAACCCCGTCCAACATACCAAcggacgtcccagaagcagacagtctagcccaaacaatggaggCCCAATGGAAGGAGGTAGAATCCGCCCTCCGGCAATCTAAACAACGAATGGTAGCCGGGGAAGATGGTAACCCAACGGAGTTTGAGGTCGGAGAAGAAGCATGGCTTGATGCTAAGAACGttaacctcaaaaccctaaGCCCCAAGCTcacagaacaacgcttaggaCCGTTCAAAATCATTGAGAAGATCTCCGACCGCGCGTACCGCCTTGAACTCCCTCCTACCATgaggatccacaatgtcttttaTGTAGGACTCCtgtctaaagtcaaaagggacaaaaaacGGGCGTTTGAGAACCGCCCGCCGCCAGTCACCATagacggagaagaggaatacgaggTCGAGGGAATCACCGATGCCAAAGAAAGggatgggaaatggttcttccgagtcaaatggaagggatacgggtccaaggaaaacacatgggaacctcgggaaaacttgaaaaatgcggaaaaaattttagaaaaatacgagaaagatatgaaaaagaaggccctcggcgctgccaaggcccttagagggggggcagtgtcgtag
- a CDS encoding DNA-directed RNA polymerase subunit beta', which produces MQKVFIGIMYGLVPNCVLKTVLAVIDFIYYAWLPIHTTTTLQLLDNALARFHQFKDVFVDLEIRKDFNINKIHSMVHYLELIWQMGAADGYNTETPKQLHIKFAKRAYKATNRCDFFAQMTVYLKRRERVAKFDLYLCWASPKYAKSLPTKQDVHKDPAAPGWQLAQTSPTPPVSISILPRVYGIQDFQYYMDKFFEDHNIPLVFSPNDKLMVFPKATQIIDDAFATGLVDYVHASPLLSASGSHGSFDMVLI; this is translated from the exons ATGCAAAAGGTATTCATAGGGATCATGTATGGCTTAGTCCCCAATTGTGTCCTGAAAACTGTTCTTGCGGTTATTGATTTTATTTACTATGCTTGGCTCCCCATACACACCACCACAACACTCCAACTGCTTGACAATGCGCTTGCTCGATTTCACCAGTTCAAAGATGTGTTTGTTGATTTAGAAATCCGCAAGGACTTCAATATCAACAAGATTCACTCAATGGTTCACTATTTGGAATTGATTTGGCAAATGGGTGCGGCAGACGGCTACAACACTGAAACCCCCAAGCAACTCCACATCAAATTTGCCAAAAGGGCATACAAGGCAACTAACCGTTGTGACTTCTTTGCACAGATGACAGTTTACCTCAAACGCCGTGAACGTGTTGCAAAATTCGATTTATACCTTTGCTGGGCAAGTCCCAAGTATGCCAAAAGTCTTCCAACTAAACAAGATGTACACAAGGATCCTGC GGCTCCGGGTTGGCAACTTGCTCAAACCAGCCCAACTCCACCTGTTTCAATTTCCATCCTACCACGAGTATATGGTATTCAGGATTTCCAGTACTACATGGACAAATTTTTTGAGGATCACAACATACCCCTTGTGTTTTCCCCCAATGATAAATTGATGGTATTCCCAAAGGCAACGCAGATAATTGATGACGCGTTTGCCACGGGGCTTGTCGATTATGTTCATGCATCCCCATTATTATCAGCATCGGGCTCTCATGGAAGCTTTGATATGGTCTTGATTTGA
- a CDS encoding lymphoid-specific helicase has protein sequence MLLEDDDDTYFDALQRGDYDIPEETEEERRKKERDAAKKQTIQGPDSDESVVEDWLVVKGGKILLLKRMSDELLKRSHKVLIFSQFKTVQQWLTHCKDLEHC, from the exons ATGTTGCTCGAAGATGACGACGATACGTActttgatgccttgcagaGAGGCGACTACGATATCCCGGAGGAGACTGAAGAGGAAAGGAGGAAGAAAGAGAGGGACGCTGCAAAGAAGCAAACGA TCCAAGGT CCCGACTCGGATGAATCTGTTGTAGAAGATTGGCTGGTTGTGAAAGGTGGAAAGATACTGCTCCTGAAACGCATGTCGGATGAACTGCTAAAGAGAAGTCATAAAGTCTTGATTTTCTCCCAGTTTAAGACGGTGCAG CAATGGTTAACTCACTGCAAAGACTTGGAGCACTGTTGA